A region of Sphingomonas crusticola DNA encodes the following proteins:
- a CDS encoding YcgN family cysteine cluster protein, with product MTRFWEEKTLEQMSRPEWESLCDGCGKCCLHKLEDEETGAVYPTNVACRLLDRRNGSCRDYPNRKRFVPDCVQLSASKLHELEWLPSTCAYRLVFEGKPLHDWHHLISGSRETVHAAGMSTRGWTVSEVDAGELELHIVEREL from the coding sequence ATGACCCGCTTCTGGGAAGAAAAAACGCTCGAGCAGATGAGCCGGCCCGAATGGGAATCGCTGTGTGATGGCTGCGGCAAATGCTGCCTGCACAAATTGGAGGATGAGGAGACGGGCGCGGTCTACCCCACCAACGTCGCCTGCCGCCTGCTCGACCGCCGCAACGGATCGTGCCGCGATTATCCCAATCGCAAGCGCTTCGTGCCCGATTGCGTACAGTTGAGCGCCTCCAAGCTTCACGAGCTGGAATGGCTACCCTCGACCTGCGCCTACCGGCTCGTGTTCGAGGGCAAGCCGCTCCACGATTGGCATCATCTGATCAGCGGCAGTCGCGAGACGGTTCATGCCGCGGGCATGTCGACCCGCGGCTGGACCGTGTCGGAGGTCGACGCGGGCGAACTCGAACTCCATATCGTCGAACGCGAGCTCTAG
- a CDS encoding SCO family protein, which produces MAKHTMNKTLAAFGLAACGAASLALASCSRQPPETAPLAGARIGGPFTLTDQDGKSFSSTALEGRYRIVYFGYTFCPDACPTDMQVLGKAMRQFDASDPKRSAKVQPIFISVDPARDTPAALKQFVGAFHPRLIGLTGSDAQIAAVAKEYATTYSKQPAPAGASGYLMDHMRTAILFDPHGKPIELLPVDANADAVVAELEKWVI; this is translated from the coding sequence ATGGCTAAGCACACCATGAACAAGACATTGGCGGCGTTCGGACTTGCGGCATGCGGTGCTGCCTCATTGGCGCTGGCGTCGTGCAGCCGCCAGCCGCCGGAAACGGCGCCGCTTGCCGGCGCGCGTATCGGCGGCCCGTTCACGCTGACCGATCAGGACGGCAAAAGCTTCTCCAGCACCGCGCTGGAGGGCCGCTATCGGATCGTCTATTTCGGTTACACTTTCTGTCCCGATGCCTGCCCGACCGACATGCAGGTGCTGGGCAAGGCGATGCGCCAGTTCGATGCCAGCGATCCGAAAAGGTCGGCCAAGGTCCAGCCGATCTTCATCTCGGTCGATCCCGCGCGCGACACCCCGGCCGCGCTCAAGCAGTTCGTCGGCGCTTTCCATCCGCGCCTGATCGGGCTGACGGGTAGCGACGCCCAGATTGCCGCCGTGGCCAAGGAATATGCGACCACCTACAGCAAACAGCCGGCTCCGGCGGGCGCGTCCGGCTATCTGATGGATCATATGCGCACCGCCATCCTGTTCGATCCGCATGGCAAGCCGATCGAGCTGCTGCCGGTCGATGCCAATGCCGACGCGGTGGTGGCCGAGCTGGAAAAGTGGGTGATATGA
- a CDS encoding M48 family metallopeptidase — protein MFLSRPPRDSLTETELTFSGGGHSRPLTVRRSAQAKRMRLAVDPRDGAVRLTLPRRAALKPALLWAEGQRAWIEQVLAKLPVSAPIGPGTQVPLEGALLTIDWQPAGSRTVRRDGDRLIVGGPEEMVAGRVLRWLRAEAARTLEAETRAVALRAGVTIGRVRIGDPRTRWGSCSSSGDIAYSWRLILMPPAVREATVVHEVAHRLHMHHGPEFHQAVEQLLGRAPKTERAWLKAHGAAVQRVGR, from the coding sequence ATGTTCCTGTCACGGCCGCCGCGCGACAGCCTGACCGAGACCGAGCTGACCTTTTCCGGCGGCGGCCATAGCCGGCCGCTGACGGTGCGGCGTTCGGCACAAGCCAAGCGGATGCGGCTCGCAGTCGATCCGCGCGACGGCGCGGTGCGGCTGACCTTGCCGCGCCGCGCCGCGCTCAAGCCCGCTTTATTATGGGCGGAGGGCCAGCGCGCCTGGATCGAACAGGTCCTCGCCAAATTGCCGGTGTCTGCGCCGATCGGGCCCGGTACGCAGGTCCCGCTTGAGGGAGCTCTGCTCACCATCGACTGGCAACCTGCCGGATCGCGCACGGTCCGCCGCGACGGCGACCGACTGATCGTCGGCGGCCCGGAAGAGATGGTGGCGGGCCGGGTGCTACGCTGGTTGCGCGCCGAGGCGGCGCGGACGCTGGAAGCGGAGACGCGGGCGGTCGCGCTGCGAGCGGGGGTGACGATTGGCCGCGTGCGCATCGGCGATCCGCGCACGCGTTGGGGAAGCTGCTCGTCGAGCGGGGACATCGCCTATAGCTGGCGGCTGATCCTGATGCCGCCCGCGGTGCGCGAGGCGACGGTCGTGCACGAGGTCGCGCATCGCCTGCACATGCATCACGGACCCGAATTCCACCAGGCGGTCGAACAGCTGCTGGGGCGTGCACCCAAGACGGAACGCGCCTGGCTCAAGGCGCATGGCGCGGCAGTACAGCGGGTGGGGCGGTAA